In a single window of the Priestia filamentosa genome:
- a CDS encoding tyrosine-type recombinase/integrase has protein sequence MLLKFAIQDFLDDREFKNLSTTTITNYKDILKQFLDFCNENEVLNVQDITPNTVKKFLIHYQKKGNNVTTTNSKLQRIKAFLNYMIEIEVISKSPADKIRRSKEDIKIEVFTDYHIKTMLNYYRRIKQREKAFFAYRDYCMIVTLLSSGIRLTEMCNLRWNDIDFRNETLGVLGKNRKYETIPLTDKLIKELSAYKMYCEQTVGKDDVNEFVFTNVYNKKLTPDAVKSIFKRLSRVMNFKDVRLSAHTFRHTFCQRCIQSGMSTFAIQKLMRHSSIAVTEKYAAMWGNDLKEQNDKHNPLNNLDI, from the coding sequence TTGTTGTTAAAATTTGCGATTCAAGATTTTTTAGACGATAGAGAGTTTAAAAATCTCTCTACTACTACAATTACCAACTACAAAGATATTCTTAAACAATTTTTAGATTTCTGCAACGAGAATGAAGTCTTAAATGTTCAAGATATTACCCCTAATACAGTGAAGAAGTTTCTAATTCATTATCAGAAGAAAGGAAACAATGTCACTACTACTAATTCTAAGCTTCAACGTATTAAAGCCTTTCTTAATTACATGATTGAGATTGAGGTTATTTCTAAGAGTCCTGCGGATAAGATTAGGCGTTCTAAAGAGGATATTAAGATTGAAGTGTTTACGGATTATCACATTAAAACTATGTTGAACTACTACAGACGCATAAAGCAACGAGAGAAGGCTTTCTTTGCCTATAGAGATTACTGTATGATAGTCACTTTGTTATCAAGTGGAATTAGATTAACAGAAATGTGCAATTTGAGATGGAATGATATTGATTTTAGAAATGAAACTTTAGGTGTACTAGGTAAGAACCGTAAATATGAAACAATTCCTTTAACGGATAAGTTAATTAAAGAACTATCTGCCTACAAAATGTATTGTGAACAAACAGTTGGTAAAGATGATGTGAATGAATTTGTATTTACTAATGTTTATAACAAGAAACTTACACCTGACGCAGTTAAAAGTATATTTAAAAGACTATCAAGGGTTATGAATTTTAAAGATGTACGTTTATCTGCTCATACTTTTCGTCACACCTTTTGCCAACGTTGTATCCAGTCGGGAATGAGTACCTTTGCTATACAGAAGCTTATGAGACACAGCTCTATAGCAGTTACAGAGAAATACGCAGCGATGTGGGGGAATGATTTAAAAGAGCAAAATGATAAACATAATCCCCTTAACAATTTAGATATTTAA
- a CDS encoding BhlA/UviB family holin-like peptide, which translates to MDFNSIPYELIAGQGVFGVLFIWLLLTTMKRAEQREDKLIAQIEKQNESQSRIVKAVERLEKQISTLKSKF; encoded by the coding sequence ATGGACTTTAATTCAATCCCCTATGAACTAATTGCAGGACAAGGAGTATTTGGTGTCTTGTTTATTTGGTTACTACTTACAACTATGAAACGTGCAGAGCAGCGTGAAGATAAACTAATTGCTCAAATTGAAAAGCAAAACGAAAGCCAATCACGTATTGTGAAAGCCGTTGAACGTCTAGAAAAACAAATCTCTACATTGAAATCAAAGTTTTAA
- a CDS encoding SU10 major capsid protein gives MFTSKNFTQSEVISLSKEIALIGVEATPFTSLLMSKGNIEKALSTVYTWREKTIDTTDDISAVEGSDDIVFYESARKELNNVLEIFSKGAKISGTAIAMQSGQLDQEIAERILELKINMEKKFLLGTKDTGEASGIRRMGGLVAFADEGNAVPVTGAVTKDTIKQAMRNLWNQNLAEGQYYLFVNADIKEQIDALYEGAYGYQHKETNFGLIVETLNTNYGVVNVVLSKHVPADKAILFNDAYVDLAYLRQPHFEPLAKTGDNVKGMVIAEATLKVGSKKAVGVITVTPQA, from the coding sequence ATGTTTACATCTAAAAATTTCACACAATCTGAGGTTATTTCATTATCTAAGGAAATCGCATTAATTGGAGTAGAAGCAACGCCATTCACATCATTACTAATGAGCAAAGGCAATATTGAAAAGGCACTAAGCACTGTATATACGTGGAGAGAAAAGACTATTGATACTACAGATGATATTAGTGCCGTAGAAGGTTCAGACGATATTGTTTTCTATGAGTCTGCTAGAAAAGAACTTAATAACGTATTAGAAATCTTCTCTAAAGGTGCTAAGATTTCAGGAACTGCAATCGCTATGCAATCAGGTCAATTGGATCAAGAGATTGCGGAGAGAATCCTTGAATTAAAAATTAATATGGAAAAGAAATTCTTATTAGGAACTAAAGATACAGGTGAAGCTTCAGGTATTCGTAGAATGGGTGGCCTTGTTGCATTTGCAGATGAGGGTAACGCAGTTCCAGTTACTGGTGCAGTTACAAAAGATACGATTAAACAGGCTATGCGTAACCTATGGAATCAAAACTTGGCAGAAGGACAATATTACCTATTTGTAAATGCCGACATTAAAGAGCAAATTGACGCTTTATATGAAGGTGCATATGGTTATCAACATAAAGAAACTAACTTTGGTCTTATTGTAGAGACGCTTAATACAAACTATGGAGTTGTAAATGTAGTTCTTTCTAAACATGTACCAGCCGATAAAGCAATTCTATTCAATGATGCTTATGTAGACCTTGCTTATCTACGTCAACCACACTTTGAGCCACTTGCAAAAACAGGTGATAACGTGAAAGGGATGGTTATTGCAGAAGCGACACTTAAAGTAGGTTCTAAGAAAGCAGTAGGAGTTATTACAGTAACACCGCAGGCTTAA
- a CDS encoding helix-turn-helix domain-containing protein produces MLTERESYWIKRKRNKIKMIDLAKYIGISQAAVSKFENGKIDFKERNLEKYKEFIDSYERKGEKGERF; encoded by the coding sequence ATGTTAACAGAACGAGAAAGTTATTGGATTAAACGTAAGAGAAACAAAATTAAAATGATTGACCTTGCCAAGTATATAGGCATTAGTCAAGCAGCCGTAAGTAAGTTTGAAAATGGAAAGATAGATTTTAAAGAGAGAAATTTAGAAAAATACAAGGAATTTATAGATAGTTATGAAAGGAAAGGTGAAAAAGGTGAGAGGTTTTAG
- a CDS encoding terminase large subunit domain-containing protein has product MTIKPTTMKKLKLIEKDFIKYAKNHIKIIDNNNDTIPFVLNKEQEDFLYSMTKFNIILKGRQIGFTTFSLAYMLYSACTRPDTSYLIMTHHSNVTSSIFNKLKKMYNSLPHEKFPDYFPKIKISNRAELTLQNGSRVMVATAGGDDSISGNTFQMIHLSEMAKYPTEAQEEIIATAIPALAKNPDSRIVIESTAMGYNEYQKMFMKAHRSKDSVWKAHFYSWLASAYSNQFKHTFDEAEAWYKANNGRRMSKKDLEFDEIELHNSYKANFRQLMFRRYYIQTNSLEKFRREFPTTPDEAFLTTNTSVFDTMKIIKRIENVMPPLKGREVLTELPQSLKQYLNKQLFIYHLPKKGERCFAGVDVASGSGGDNDSSTMSIFDNEGQQLASFYSNEIPVYEFAKIVNDLGKFFNYAFICVERNYLGKPLLERLRKELGYMNLLKQRMFNEKNKNKIQLGFMTTDTTKPTLISDMKTNFELGLINIECVQTLEEMKIYEEVNGKFGNKKGKGLHDDLVISVAMASQALKENKYYVAI; this is encoded by the coding sequence ATGACAATTAAACCTACAACAATGAAAAAGCTTAAATTGATCGAGAAAGATTTTATAAAGTATGCAAAGAACCATATTAAAATTATTGATAACAACAATGACACTATTCCTTTTGTTCTCAACAAAGAGCAAGAGGATTTTTTATATTCAATGACCAAATTCAATATCATTCTAAAAGGGCGGCAAATAGGCTTTACAACCTTTTCATTAGCATACATGCTTTATTCTGCTTGTACTAGACCTGATACCTCTTATCTTATTATGACTCACCATAGTAACGTTACATCTTCTATATTTAATAAATTGAAAAAGATGTACAACTCTCTGCCTCATGAAAAATTTCCAGACTACTTTCCAAAGATTAAAATTAGTAATAGAGCCGAGTTAACACTACAGAATGGAAGTCGTGTCATGGTGGCAACGGCAGGTGGAGATGATTCAATTTCAGGTAACACATTTCAAATGATTCATTTGTCAGAGATGGCAAAGTATCCAACAGAAGCACAGGAGGAAATCATTGCAACGGCTATACCTGCACTTGCCAAGAACCCTGATAGTCGTATTGTTATTGAGTCAACGGCAATGGGTTATAACGAATATCAAAAGATGTTTATGAAGGCTCATAGAAGTAAAGATTCAGTGTGGAAAGCACACTTCTATTCATGGTTGGCTAGTGCTTATTCTAATCAATTTAAGCATACTTTTGATGAAGCCGAAGCATGGTATAAGGCTAATAATGGACGTAGAATGAGTAAGAAGGATTTAGAATTTGATGAGATTGAATTACATAATAGTTATAAAGCAAACTTTAGACAGTTAATGTTTAGACGTTATTACATACAGACTAACTCATTAGAAAAATTTAGACGTGAATTTCCAACTACGCCTGATGAAGCTTTCCTTACAACTAATACATCTGTTTTCGATACTATGAAAATTATTAAGCGTATTGAAAACGTAATGCCACCATTAAAAGGTAGAGAAGTATTAACGGAGTTACCACAAAGTTTAAAGCAGTATCTTAATAAACAACTCTTTATTTATCATCTACCTAAAAAGGGAGAACGTTGTTTTGCAGGCGTGGACGTGGCTAGTGGTAGTGGGGGAGATAATGATTCATCTACTATGAGTATATTTGATAATGAAGGTCAACAATTAGCTTCTTTCTATTCCAATGAGATTCCAGTATATGAGTTTGCAAAAATAGTAAATGACTTAGGCAAGTTCTTTAATTATGCTTTTATTTGTGTTGAGCGAAACTATTTAGGAAAACCGTTACTTGAACGACTGCGTAAAGAGTTAGGTTACATGAACCTGTTGAAACAACGAATGTTTAATGAAAAGAATAAGAACAAGATACAGTTAGGTTTTATGACTACCGATACCACTAAGCCTACATTAATTAGTGATATGAAAACTAACTTTGAGTTAGGCCTTATCAATATAGAATGTGTTCAAACCTTAGAAGAAATGAAGATATATGAAGAGGTTAACGGTAAGTTTGGTAACAAGAAAGGGAAAGGTCTGCACGATGATTTAGTTATATCTGTAGCAATGGCAAGCCAAGCACTAAAAGAAAACAAATACTATGTAGCAATTTAG
- a CDS encoding phage portal protein yields MGIDEYVQFKHNSNSKWFIEEVSSVKNQARVQRVLELKEYLDGEHDILYSPSYEYNGKTFEPRKIVLQYAKTILNFQTSFLMGNPITLTGKENVQKEYQKVYKRGNFHTVNRKITDKLNKYGSCAEYVYLDSDKKIKSKVIDPSELYPVYDHENMLVAVIQANMVDNIQYYTVFKHDTVERYGMKGDKLQLISVNPSLTGLPIIYHTNDNEQNEKEGRSSLEDYKRILDTLEQLISKFVDSFYKTHSPVLVTVGQGIAKDSNIPSNIAGVGLRLDDAGDAKFLVPTLDSKSFRESYDTLLQSLLDVSQTPAVSMNKTDISNLSETSIKMLFQLAIIRAGIYEDILREGIEQRHEKIKVLLALNGVKVNEDDYDTLDMVFNLAMPSNDQETIEKLSKQFNDGALSVESYLEQSPFVNNPKLEMKRLGEEKDKVVQKVEDNKDKDIDNDKVKEEL; encoded by the coding sequence ATGGGCATTGACGAGTATGTACAATTCAAACATAACAGTAACTCAAAATGGTTTATTGAAGAGGTATCCAGTGTTAAGAATCAAGCGAGAGTACAACGTGTACTGGAACTAAAGGAGTACCTTGATGGAGAGCATGATATTTTATATTCACCTAGTTACGAATATAATGGGAAGACATTTGAACCAAGAAAGATTGTTCTTCAATATGCAAAGACTATCCTCAACTTTCAGACCAGCTTCCTTATGGGGAATCCTATAACACTAACAGGTAAAGAGAATGTACAGAAGGAATATCAAAAGGTTTATAAGCGTGGCAACTTCCATACAGTTAATCGCAAGATCACAGATAAGTTGAATAAGTATGGAAGTTGCGCAGAGTATGTATACTTGGATAGTGATAAGAAGATTAAGAGTAAGGTAATTGATCCTTCCGAATTGTATCCAGTGTATGACCATGAGAATATGTTAGTAGCAGTTATACAGGCTAATATGGTTGATAACATTCAATACTATACTGTATTCAAGCATGATACTGTTGAGCGTTATGGTATGAAGGGAGATAAGTTACAACTTATTAGTGTTAACCCTTCTTTAACAGGACTACCTATCATCTATCACACTAATGATAATGAGCAGAATGAGAAGGAAGGTAGAAGTTCATTAGAGGATTATAAGCGTATCCTTGATACGTTAGAGCAATTGATTAGTAAGTTTGTTGATTCTTTTTACAAGACACATTCCCCAGTACTCGTTACAGTTGGCCAAGGTATTGCAAAGGACAGTAATATACCATCTAATATAGCAGGTGTAGGATTAAGACTTGATGACGCAGGTGACGCTAAGTTTCTTGTTCCAACTTTAGATAGTAAGTCATTCAGAGAATCATATGATACGTTATTACAATCTCTGTTAGATGTGTCGCAAACTCCTGCCGTTAGTATGAATAAGACAGATATAAGTAACCTATCAGAGACAAGTATTAAGATGTTATTTCAATTGGCCATTATTCGAGCAGGGATATATGAGGACATTTTAAGAGAAGGTATTGAGCAGCGACATGAAAAGATTAAAGTATTATTAGCCCTAAATGGTGTAAAAGTAAATGAAGATGATTATGACACATTGGATATGGTATTCAATTTAGCTATGCCAAGTAACGATCAAGAGACTATTGAGAAGTTAAGTAAACAATTTAATGATGGGGCATTAAGTGTTGAAAGTTACCTTGAACAATCTCCTTTTGTAAATAATCCTAAGTTAGAGATGAAACGGTTAGGTGAAGAGAAGGACAAGGTTGTCCAAAAGGTTGAAGACAATAAAGATAAGGATATAGATAACGATAAAGTTAAAGAAGAATTGTAA
- a CDS encoding MTH1187 family thiamine-binding protein has translation MNNRRKEKEEQEMTTLLEISVTPVGTESTSYKEYVTDAIKLIKDKGLNYHIGPSSTVIEGEIDQVMEVAKAIHKHSLKRNANRVVTNLRIEERSDKDMSISHQMRAVKEASQ, from the coding sequence ATGAATAACAGGCGAAAAGAAAAGGAGGAACAAGAAATGACAACATTACTTGAAATAAGTGTCACCCCTGTTGGAACGGAAAGCACAAGTTATAAGGAGTATGTCACAGATGCAATTAAGTTAATTAAAGACAAGGGCTTAAACTATCACATTGGCCCATCATCTACGGTAATTGAAGGTGAGATCGATCAGGTAATGGAAGTAGCTAAGGCTATTCATAAACATTCACTAAAGCGGAATGCTAACCGTGTCGTAACGAACCTGCGAATCGAAGAACGTTCCGACAAAGACATGAGTATTAGTCATCAGATGAGGGCAGTGAAAGAAGCTTCTCAATAG
- a CDS encoding HAD family hydrolase encodes MEKLAVIFDMDGVIIDSEPIYRSWNKDVFKKLKIQVDEETQLSFVGGTAKRKWTILKDKFSLSPSVEELICLQNEIFSQKEWAFKSLLFPAVLPLLQELKEHSIPTALASSSNKKKISDVLDQCELRAYFDEVISGEDFERGKPDPDIFLHAAEKLEVPTSNCVVIEDSYNGLTAAKRAGMHCVGVRHKEIHMNLSQADRTVASLGEIHIEELKELSKR; translated from the coding sequence ATGGAGAAATTAGCTGTCATCTTTGATATGGATGGTGTCATTATTGATAGTGAACCAATTTATCGGAGTTGGAACAAGGATGTATTTAAGAAGCTAAAGATTCAGGTGGACGAAGAGACCCAACTTAGTTTTGTGGGAGGAACAGCTAAAAGAAAATGGACAATATTAAAAGACAAATTTTCATTATCACCGAGTGTAGAAGAGCTGATTTGTTTACAAAATGAGATATTCTCACAGAAAGAATGGGCTTTTAAATCATTGTTATTTCCTGCAGTTTTGCCACTTTTACAGGAGTTAAAAGAACACAGTATTCCTACTGCATTAGCCTCTTCCTCTAATAAGAAAAAAATATCAGATGTATTAGACCAATGTGAATTAAGAGCCTATTTTGATGAGGTGATAAGTGGAGAAGACTTCGAAAGAGGAAAGCCAGATCCAGATATCTTTCTCCATGCTGCCGAAAAACTTGAAGTTCCAACCTCAAATTGTGTAGTTATAGAGGATTCATACAATGGCTTAACAGCTGCTAAAAGAGCTGGTATGCATTGCGTTGGCGTTAGGCATAAAGAGATCCATATGAATTTATCACAGGCAGATAGGACTGTGGCTTCCTTAGGTGAGATACATATAGAAGAGTTAAAAGAGCTTTCTAAAAGGTGA
- a CDS encoding amidohydrolase/deacetylase family metallohydrolase, giving the protein MEKRFVLRNVKRVSGEAIDIVIKDGKIAEVTKAGNGQGQLVFDYSGVYVSSGWIDLHVHAFPEFDPYGDEIDEIGVKQGVTTIVDAGSCGADRIADLVASREQAKTNLFAFLNISRIGLKRVDELSNMEWIDEEKVIQAAKKYQDVIVGLKARISSSVVRDSGIEPLRVARTISHKTSLPLMVHIGSAPPRIEEVIPLLERNDVITHYLNGKENNLFSDKGEPLQVLIDAIERGVHLDVGHGTASFSFKVAEAAKQHHIGLNTISTDIYRGNRLNGPVYSMANVLSKFLYLGYSLEEVIASVTTHAANWLKKPELGRIKVGDIANLTLFTVQNNPITLIDSEEDKRVAERTIETKGVVANGELIEC; this is encoded by the coding sequence ATGGAAAAGCGATTCGTATTACGTAACGTGAAACGTGTGAGTGGAGAGGCAATCGATATCGTTATCAAAGACGGTAAAATTGCTGAAGTGACAAAGGCTGGGAATGGACAGGGACAGCTAGTATTTGACTACTCAGGTGTGTACGTATCAAGTGGTTGGATTGATTTACATGTCCACGCATTTCCTGAGTTTGATCCATATGGTGATGAAATTGATGAAATAGGTGTGAAACAAGGTGTAACAACAATTGTTGATGCTGGAAGCTGTGGGGCAGACCGAATTGCTGATTTGGTTGCGAGCAGAGAACAAGCCAAAACAAACTTGTTTGCTTTTCTGAATATCTCTCGAATTGGCTTAAAACGTGTTGATGAGTTATCAAATATGGAATGGATAGATGAAGAGAAGGTCATACAGGCTGCTAAAAAGTATCAAGATGTCATTGTTGGACTAAAGGCGCGTATTAGCAGCAGTGTTGTCCGTGATAGTGGGATTGAACCATTGCGTGTTGCAAGAACAATTTCTCACAAAACATCTTTACCATTAATGGTTCATATCGGTTCTGCACCGCCACGTATTGAAGAGGTTATCCCACTCTTAGAAAGAAATGATGTTATTACTCATTATCTTAATGGGAAAGAAAATAACCTTTTCAGTGATAAAGGAGAGCCACTTCAAGTGTTAATTGATGCAATTGAACGTGGTGTGCATTTGGATGTGGGGCATGGGACAGCAAGCTTTTCGTTTAAGGTTGCTGAAGCTGCAAAACAACATCATATCGGTTTGAATACAATTAGCACAGACATCTACCGTGGAAATCGTTTAAATGGTCCTGTATATAGTATGGCAAATGTTCTCTCGAAATTTCTTTACCTCGGATACTCACTTGAAGAGGTGATTGCATCGGTTACTACCCATGCGGCAAACTGGCTTAAAAAACCAGAACTTGGGCGAATTAAAGTAGGAGATATTGCAAACTTAACGCTATTTACAGTTCAAAATAATCCGATTACACTGATTGATTCTGAAGAAGACAAGCGTGTAGCAGAAAGAACAATAGAAACAAAAGGAGTGGTTGCAAATGGTGAACTCATTGAATGCTAA
- a CDS encoding DgaE family pyridoxal phosphate-dependent ammonia lyase, giving the protein MVNSLNAKYGLKRVINASGRMSILGVSAPTDTVMDAMKQGGQNYVEIADLVDKAGDHIARILDSEAAVVVNSASSGIALSVAALVTQGNRRKSERLHQEEISKNEIIMLKGHNVQYGAPVETMIYLGGGELIEVGYANEGKAEHIEDAISENTAAILYVKSHHAVQKNMISVEEAWEVAKRNGVPLIVDAAAEEDIQKYVKYSDLAIYSGSKAIEGPTSGIVGGKRKYIEWLKVQLHCIGRSMKVGKETTFGLLQALDEYGVKEDKSEQEKEMLQTLMSLKEIEGVQVTIVQDEAGRAIFRARIQINSEQTNTTAKEVVQGLREGDIAIYTRDYGVRQGYFDIDPRPLQGDDIDVIESQIRKLLGGK; this is encoded by the coding sequence ATGGTGAACTCATTGAATGCTAAATATGGACTTAAACGTGTAATTAATGCAAGTGGACGAATGAGTATCCTTGGCGTGTCGGCTCCAACAGATACAGTCATGGATGCAATGAAACAAGGCGGACAAAATTATGTAGAGATTGCTGATTTAGTTGATAAAGCAGGGGATCATATCGCAAGAATTCTCGATTCAGAGGCAGCTGTTGTTGTTAATTCAGCATCAAGTGGAATTGCTCTTTCAGTTGCAGCACTTGTGACTCAAGGAAACCGCCGCAAAAGTGAACGTCTGCACCAAGAAGAGATTTCTAAAAATGAAATCATCATGCTGAAAGGACATAATGTCCAATACGGAGCCCCTGTTGAAACCATGATTTATTTGGGTGGTGGAGAGTTAATTGAAGTGGGCTATGCTAATGAAGGTAAAGCAGAACATATTGAAGATGCTATTTCTGAAAACACAGCAGCCATTCTTTATGTGAAATCTCACCATGCTGTTCAAAAAAATATGATTTCAGTTGAAGAGGCATGGGAAGTTGCCAAGCGTAATGGTGTTCCACTTATTGTGGATGCAGCAGCAGAAGAAGATATTCAAAAATATGTAAAATACTCGGATCTTGCCATTTATAGTGGTTCAAAAGCTATTGAAGGACCAACTTCAGGGATTGTTGGTGGTAAGCGGAAATATATTGAATGGTTAAAAGTACAATTACATTGTATTGGAAGAAGTATGAAAGTTGGTAAAGAAACCACCTTTGGTTTACTTCAAGCCCTCGATGAATACGGTGTTAAAGAAGACAAAAGTGAACAAGAAAAAGAGATGTTACAAACGTTGATGTCATTAAAAGAAATTGAAGGTGTCCAAGTTACGATTGTTCAGGATGAAGCAGGTCGAGCTATATTCCGTGCTCGTATTCAAATTAATTCAGAACAAACAAACACAACAGCAAAAGAAGTTGTGCAAGGGTTGCGTGAAGGAGACATTGCCATTTACACACGTGATTATGGTGTAAGACAAGGTTACTTCGATATCGATCCACGTCCACTTCAAGGTGATGATATCGACGTGATTGAATCTCAAATACGTAAATTATTAGGAGGAAAATAA
- the dagF gene encoding 2-dehydro-3-deoxy-phosphogluconate aldolase, with translation MSTITERFYKERVALNVLANSVENAKEVFEAAEGHVLVGVLSKDYPTVEEAVAAMKKYGEEIEEAVSIGLGAGDNRQAAVVAEIAKHYPGSHINQVFPAVGATRANLGEKDSWINSLVSPTGRVGYVNISTGPVSAAQEEQAIVPIKTAIALVRDMGGNALKYFPMKGLTREDEFRAVAVACGEEGFALEPTGGIDKENFEAILRIALEANVPQIIPHVYSSIIDNETGKTNVKDVRELLGTVKKLVDNHG, from the coding sequence ATGTCAACAATTACAGAACGTTTTTATAAGGAACGTGTTGCTTTAAATGTATTAGCAAATAGTGTAGAGAATGCCAAAGAAGTATTTGAAGCAGCCGAAGGACATGTCTTAGTTGGTGTTCTTTCGAAAGATTATCCAACGGTAGAAGAAGCAGTAGCAGCAATGAAGAAATATGGAGAAGAGATTGAAGAAGCGGTATCAATTGGGTTAGGGGCTGGCGACAATCGTCAAGCTGCTGTCGTAGCAGAGATTGCAAAACACTATCCTGGAAGTCATATAAACCAAGTATTTCCTGCTGTTGGTGCAACACGTGCTAATCTTGGTGAAAAGGATAGCTGGATTAATAGTCTAGTTTCCCCAACAGGACGTGTTGGTTATGTAAATATTTCAACAGGACCTGTAAGCGCTGCACAGGAAGAACAGGCAATTGTACCTATTAAAACAGCAATTGCTCTTGTTCGCGATATGGGCGGGAATGCATTAAAATACTTCCCAATGAAAGGATTAACTCGTGAGGACGAATTCCGTGCGGTTGCAGTAGCATGCGGTGAAGAAGGATTTGCGTTAGAGCCAACAGGTGGAATCGACAAAGAGAACTTCGAAGCCATTTTACGCATTGCCTTAGAAGCTAATGTGCCACAAATCATTCCTCATGTGTATTCATCAATTATTGATAACGAAACAGGCAAAACAAACGTCAAGGATGTCCGTGAATTACTTGGAACAGTAAAGAAATTGGTGGATAACCATGGCTAA